A region of Sugiyamaella lignohabitans strain CBS 10342 chromosome A, complete sequence DNA encodes the following proteins:
- the TIM13 gene encoding Tim13p (Mitochondrial intermembrane space protein; forms a complex with Tim8p that delivers a subset of hydrophobic proteins to the TIM22 complex for insertion into the inner membrane; GO_component: GO:0016021 - integral component of membrane [Evidence ISM] [PMID 12192589]; GO_component: GO:0016020 - membrane [Evidence IEA]; GO_component: GO:0005743 - mitochondrial inner membrane [Evidence IEA,IEA]; GO_component: GO:0005758 - mitochondrial intermembrane space [Evidence IDA] [PMID 10051608]; GO_component: GO:0005758 - mitochondrial intermembrane space [Evidence IDA] [PMID 10397776]; GO_component: GO:0042719 - mitochondrial intermembrane space protein transporter complex [Evidence IPI] [PMID 10051608]; GO_component: GO:0042719 - mitochondrial intermembrane space protein transporter complex [Evidence IDA] [PMID 12221072]; GO_component: GO:0005739 - mitochondrion [Evidence IEA]; GO_component: GO:0005739 - mitochondrion [Evidence IDA] [PMID 16823961]; GO_function: GO:0046872 - metal ion binding [Evidence IEA]; GO_function: GO:0008565 - protein transporter activity [Evidence IDA] [PMID 10051608]; GO_function: GO:0008565 - protein transporter activity [Evidence IDA,IMP] [PMID 10469659]; GO_process: GO:0045039 - protein import into mitochondrial inner membrane [Evidence IDA] [PMID 10051608]; GO_process: GO:0045039 - protein import into mitochondrial inner membrane [Evidence IDA,IMP] [PMID 10469659]; GO_process: GO:0015031 - protein transport [Evidence IEA]; GO_process: GO:0006810 - transport [Evidence IEA]), which yields MSGFTSIFGSSGAAKDSAPGALSTSTSSAGNAEIKKKLQQQISQELAVANATELVNVSRVVRGEQAQEKN from the coding sequence ATGTCTGGATTCACCTCAATTTTCGGCAgctctggtgctgccaaggACAGCGCTCCCGGTGCTTTGAGCACTTCGACTTCGTCGGCTGGTAACGCcgagatcaagaagaagctccaACAGCAGATCTCGCAGGAACTGGCAGTGGCCAATGCCACCGAGTTGGTTAACGTAAGTAGAGTGGTACGGGGAGAACAGGCCCAAGAGAAGAATTAA
- the RRP43 gene encoding Rrp43p (Exosome non-catalytic core component; involved in 3'-5' RNA processing and degradation in both the nucleus and the cytoplasm; has similarity to E. coli RNase PH and to human hRrp43p (OIP2, EXOSC8); protein abundance increases in response to DNA replication stress; GO_component: GO:0005737 - cytoplasm [Evidence IEA,IEA]; GO_component: GO:0005737 - cytoplasm [Evidence IDA] [PMID 9891085]; GO_component: GO:0000177 - cytoplasmic exosome (RNase complex) [Evidence IDA] [PMID 10465791]; GO_component: GO:0000177 - cytoplasmic exosome (RNase complex) [Evidence IDA] [PMID 19046973]; GO_component: GO:0000178 - exosome (RNase complex) [Evidence IEA]; GO_component: GO:0000176 - nuclear exosome (RNase complex) [Evidence IDA] [PMID 10465791]; GO_component: GO:0000176 - nuclear exosome (RNase complex) [Evidence IDA] [PMID 19046973]; GO_component: GO:0005730 - nucleolus [Evidence IEA]; GO_component: GO:0005730 - nucleolus [Evidence IDA] [PMID 9891085]; GO_component: GO:0005654 - nucleoplasm [Evidence IDA] [PMID 9891085]; GO_component: GO:0005634 - nucleus [Evidence IEA]; GO_function: GO:0003723 - RNA binding [Evidence IEA]; GO_function: GO:0003674 - molecular_function [Evidence ND]; GO_process: GO:0000467 - exonucleolytic trimming to generate mature 3'-end of 5.8S rRNA from tricistronic rRNA transcript (SSU-rRNA, 5.8S rRNA, LSU-rRNA) [Evidence IMP] [PMID 10508172]; GO_process: GO:0000467 - exonucleolytic trimming to generate mature 3'-end of 5.8S rRNA from tricistronic rRNA transcript (SSU-rRNA, 5.8S rRNA, LSU-rRNA) [Evidence IMP] [PMID 12364597]; GO_process: GO:0000467 - exonucleolytic trimming to generate mature 3'-end of 5.8S rRNA from tricistronic rRNA transcript (SSU-rRNA, 5.8S rRNA, LSU-rRNA) [Evidence IMP] [PMID 9390555]; GO_process: GO:0043628 - ncRNA 3'-end processing [Evidence IC] [PMID 10465791]; GO_process: GO:0070651 - nonfunctional rRNA decay [Evidence IC] [PMID 10465791]; GO_process: GO:0071042 - nuclear polyadenylation-dependent mRNA catabolic process [Evidence IMP] [PMID 19369424]; GO_process: GO:0071035 - nuclear polyadenylation-dependent rRNA catabolic process [Evidence IMP] [PMID 18940861]; GO_process: GO:0071038 - nuclear polyadenylation-dependent tRNA catabolic process [Evidence IDA] [PMID 15828860]; GO_process: GO:0071038 - nuclear polyadenylation-dependent tRNA catabolic process [Evidence IDA] [PMID 17643380]; GO_process: GO:0070478 - nuclear-transcribed mRNA catabolic process, 3'-5' exonucleolytic nonsense-mediated decay [Evidence IC] [PMID 10465791]; GO_process: GO:0034427 - nuclear-transcribed mRNA catabolic process, exonucleolytic, 3'-5' [Evidence IMP] [PMID 12364597]; GO_process: GO:0070481 - nuclear-transcribed mRNA catabolic process, non-stop decay [Evidence IC] [PMID 10465791]; GO_process: GO:0071051 - polyadenylation-dependent snoRNA 3'-end processing [Evidence IC] [PMID 10465791]; GO_process: GO:0006364 - rRNA processing [Evidence IEA]) gives MEGAATPLSFPPEVFARLEPDIYLQRHLELGLRPSGLRAFDEFRKATIQASEPLPGTLGSAVISVGGTTVVCGITGGITEQKGKHGVYPNVEVIRGTRNGPPTQEEMVISQRAFQLLNNTDYIDPVNFVIPGAEKTKWLVLSASVQVLSRTGPCFDAVWTAIITALKNTRIPQMEVDPDTKQVVSDLSTVSPLKLSDESASLDQFSSTFAIGEVQKDQKTVVIADIEGETEEACLNSRINVVTSPSGLLTGLTIAVTSSNATGINKGIQVSREHIQTVLASARKRASELATAPVS, from the coding sequence ATGGAGGGAGCTGCTACGCCGTTGTCGTTTCCACCTGAGGTGTTTGCCAGGCTGGAGCCTGATATTTATCTGCAGAGACACTTGGAACTGGGACTTCGACCCAGTGGACTGAGAGCGTTTGACGAGTTCAGGAAGGCCACGATCCAGGCGTCGGAGCCGCTGCCAGGGACATTAGGTTCGGCTGTTATTAGTGTAGGAGGTACGACCGTCGTGTGTGGAATTACCGGCGGTATTACGGAACAGAAGGGAAAGCACGGTGTATATCCTAATGTTGAAGTCATTCGTGGTACTCGCAATGGACCACCCACTCAGGAGGAGATGGTTATCTCACAACGAGCATTCCAATTGCTCAATAACACTGATTATATTGATCCAGTTAATTTCGTAATTCCCGGCGCCGAAAAAACTAAATGGCTTGTTTTGAGTGCCAGTGTTCAGGTTTTGAGCAGGACTGGCCCCTGTTTCGACGCTGTGTGGACAGCCATTATCACTGCATTAAAAAACACAAGAATTCCTCAGATGGAGGTCGATCCTGATACAAAGCAAGTTGTCAGTGATCTGTCGACCGTAAGTCCATTGAAGCTTTCTGATGAGTCTGCTTCCTTGGACCAGTTTAGCAGCACCTTTGCTATTGGTGAGGTGCAAAAGGACCAGAAAACAGTAGTTATAGCCGACATCGAGGGCGAAACCGAAGAGGCATGTCTCAATAGTCGGATAAATGTCGTGACTTCGCCGTCCGGTCTCTTGACTGGATTGACGATTGCTGTTACATCGAGTAACGCTACTGGTATTAATAAGGGTATTCAAGTGTCGAGAGAGCATATCCAGACTGTACTGGCATCTGCTCGCAAAAGGGCTAGCGAACTCGCTACTGCTCCTGTGAGCTAG
- the ODE1 gene encoding putative delta-12 fatty acid desaturase (one of two likely delta-12 fatty acid desaturases similar to E.nudulans OdeA; conversion of oleic acid to linoleic acid, psi factor production; allele of CaO19.118): MSSVTVTQRRPSSHQPQKPSFKKAINTYGEEFIAPQFTIKEILDAIPPECYKRSLPRSLGYVIRDGIFIGLFGYLAISYIHLIPWLSVRVLAWAAYTIVQGLFGTGWWVLAHECGHGAFSDYKWANDTVGWVLHSFLLVPYHSWRISHSKHHKATGHLTRDMVFVPKEKETFFSIRGIKANAEDTPIVTLYGLILQQTFGWLMYLTTNVTGQKYPTRSKWVTNHYVPSSPIFDKKDFYDIIISDIGIGLTLGGLYYSIQRWGLSTVILMYVLPWMWVNHWLVHITYLQHTDPRLPHYDADEWSFARGAAATVDRDFGFIGKHILHDIIETHVLHHYVSRIPFYNGRKGTEAIKKVLGKHYVKDESNFITSLYRVARSCQFIEGDNGIKMFRNINNIGVPPTNPGKRLSDE; this comes from the coding sequence ATGTCGTCCGTTACTGTCACTCAACGTAGACCGTCGTCTCATCAACCTCAGAAGCCCAGCTTCAAGAAGGCCATTAACACCTATGGTGAGGAATTTATTGCTCCTCAGTTCACTATCAAGGAGATCCTCGATGCAATTCCTCCCGAGTGCTACAAGCGTTCTCTTCCTCGCTCCTTGGGATATGTCATTAGAGACGGTATCTTCattggtttgtttggaTATCTTGCCATTTCGTACATCCACTTGATTCCCTGGTTGTCTGTTCGTGTTCTTGCTTGGGCTGCTTACACTATTGTCCAAGGTTTGTTTGGTACTGGTTGGTGGGTTTTGGCCCACGAGTGTGGCCACGGCGCCTTTTCCGACTACAAATGGGCCAATGATACTGTTGGATGGGTCCTTCACTCTTTCTTGCTTGTTCCTTACCACTCGTGGAGAATTTCTCACTCTAAGCACCACAAGGCTACTGGTCATTTGACTCGTGATATGGTTTTCGTCCCCAAGGAGAAGGAGACCTTTTTCTCTATCCGTGGTATCAAGGCCAATGCCGAAGATACTCCTATTGTTACTTTGTACGGATTGATTCTTCAACAGACTTTCGGCTGGCTCATGTACTTGACCACTAATGTCACTGGACAAAAGTACCCGACCCGTTCCAAGTGGGTTACCAACCACTATGTTCCGTCTTCTCCTATTTTCGACAAGAAGGATTTCTACGATATCATTATTTCTGATATTGGTATCGGTTTGACCTTGGGTGGTTTGTACTACTCTATCCAAAGATGGGGTCTTTCTACCGTTATCCTCATGTACGTTTTGCCCTGGATGTGGGTGAACCACTGGTTGGTCCACATTACCTATCTTCAACACACTGATCCTCGTTTGCCCCACTACGACGCTGATGAATGGAGTTTTGCCCGTggcgctgctgctactgttgACCGTGACTTTGGCTTTATTGGCAAGCACATCTTGCACGATATCATTGAAACCCACGTTCTCCACCACTACGTTTCCCGTATTCCTTTCTACAATGGACGCAAGGGTACCGAGGCTATCAAGAAGGTTTTGGGCAAGCACTATGTCAAGGACGAGTCCAACTTCATCACCTCGCTCTACAGAGTAGCTAGATCTTGTCAGTTTATTGAGGGTGACAACGGTATTAAGATGTTCAGAAACATCAACAATATCGGAGTTCCTCCCACTAACCCTGGCAAGCGTCTTTCCGACGAATAG
- the RBK1 gene encoding Rbk1p (Putative ribokinase; GO_component: GO:0005737 - cytoplasm [Evidence IEA,IEA]; GO_component: GO:0005737 - cytoplasm [Evidence IDA] [PMID 14562095]; GO_component: GO:0005634 - nucleus [Evidence IEA,IEA]; GO_component: GO:0005634 - nucleus [Evidence IDA] [PMID 14562095]; GO_function: GO:0005524 - ATP binding [Evidence IEA]; GO_function: GO:0005524 - ATP binding [Evidence ISS] [PMID 1964349]; GO_function: GO:0016301 - kinase activity [Evidence IEA]; GO_function: GO:0000166 - nucleotide binding [Evidence IEA]; GO_function: GO:0016773 - phosphotransferase activity, alcohol group as acceptor [Evidence IEA]; GO_function: GO:0004747 - ribokinase activity [Evidence IEA,IEA]; GO_function: GO:0004747 - ribokinase activity [Evidence ISS] [PMID 1964349]; GO_function: GO:0016740 - transferase activity [Evidence IEA]; GO_process: GO:0019303 - D-ribose catabolic process [Evidence IEA]; GO_process: GO:0006014 - D-ribose metabolic process [Evidence IEA]; GO_process: GO:0006014 - D-ribose metabolic process [Evidence ISS] [PMID 1964349]; GO_process: GO:0005975 - carbohydrate metabolic process [Evidence IEA]; GO_process: GO:0046835 - carbohydrate phosphorylation [Evidence IEA,IEA]; GO_process: GO:0016310 - phosphorylation [Evidence IEA]): protein MRDIVVFGSINYDLVTTSKRVPASGETIAASGFKTFHGGKGANQARALRRLSDKNEITVRMIGRVGNDVFGEELLSGLEKEGIDVSRVEKIKNEPTGTATIIVDEALGENRILVYPGANGTFKVTEETVWDEIRKANFLVLQNEIPVDVVFKAIQVAHDAHITVIYNPSPMTEIPHEILSKVDLLVLNSTEANAILPDSVATIDDDVDRALIAMKKLQQKLESTSIIITLGANGSIFSSPGASPQTFSAAKADKIVDTTGAGDTFLGAFVSKWSKDPRDHNIIPEAISFASAASALAVARPGAADGIPYLREL from the coding sequence ATGAGAGATATTGTGGTATTTGGATCAATTAACTATGATCTGGTGACAACCTCGAAAAGAGTTCCTGCTAGCGGGGAGACAattgctgcttctggatTCAAAACTTTTCATGGCGGAAAAGGCGCCAATCAAGCCAGAGCTTTGAGACGACTGTCAGataaaaatgaaatcacTGTACGCATGATTGGTAGAGTTGGAAATGATGTTTTTGGCGAAGAATTGCTTTCTGGATTAGAAAAAGAGGGAATTGACGTTTCTCGTGTcgagaagatcaagaatgAGCCTACCGGTACTGCTACTATCATTGTTGACGAAGCATTAGGAGAGAATCGAATTCTTGTATATCCAGGTGCTAATGGAACATTCAAAGTCACCGAGGAAACTGTTTGGGATGAGATCAGAAAAGCCAATTTCCTAGTTTTGCAGAACGAAATCCCTGTTGACGTAGTGTTTAAAGCTATCCAGGTAGCCCATGATGCTCACATCACTGTTATATATAATCCATCTCCTATGACAGAAATACCTCATGAAATTCTGTCAAAAGTGGATCTTCTCGTTCTGAACTCTACAGAGGCCAATGCCATTCTACCTGACTCTGTGGCTACCATAGACGACGATGTTGACAGGGCACTAATTGCCATGAAGAAACTCCAACAAAAACTCGAATCCACCAGCATTATCATCACGCTTGGAGCCAATGGCTCAATCTTCTCCTCTCCCGGAGCTTCTCCCCAGACCTTTTCTGCAGCTAAAGCCGACAAAATTGTCGACACCACCGGTGCCGGCGACACATTCCTCGGTGCATTCGTATCCAAATGGTCCAAAGACCCTCGCGACCACAATATTATCCCCGAGGCCATATCATTCgcctctgctgcttctgctctTGCCGTAGCCCGTCCAGGGGCCGCAGATGGCATCCCATATCTTCGCGAGCTCTAA